The Pempheris klunzingeri isolate RE-2024b chromosome 1, fPemKlu1.hap1, whole genome shotgun sequence genome includes a region encoding these proteins:
- the rfx7a gene encoding DNA-binding protein RFX7, which yields MAEEDPQQPAERGVRSQAGLLPGLQGAEASALQLRIKNSICKSVQSKVENILQDVEKFSDIEKLYLYLKLPSGPSSSTDKSDQSALSSSRTQQMHAFSWIRNHLEEYPETSLPKQEVYDEYKSFCDNLNYHPLSAADFGKMMKNVFPNMKARRLGMRGKSKYCYSGLRKRPCVHMPSLPTLDVHKTGDGLQCDVLESAGQLSSIKEDVRFAACDLVCEWAQKVLKRQFDAVEDLARFLIDSHYISNKSLAAFTITTGTATEVNTPQAVSAFVPTAEAHSLQPHVTNLSSPSVDAKQQLQRKIQRRQQEQKLHSPLPGEGQTKRANDGVPCASPNPPSPQATLGIVVAAVPSPITVQRSRQLMSPSPVGTVENKLLPINFQMVTQPVQAVKQSPKTPQNILASPVGERTVRQRYAQILPKPTATTAITLRSPSTMIIGNSPIKTMMTTCHVSPVSLVKMTAISLAPNSSNTTTSVTNTTLRPASAGISSSAEDICSNESMKSPSAVPLLAPVARPGQASNNHTIDVEMEVEAIHKNSQMQSPSSLILHQEAMANRAGGAMQRAASVPIPQTRGFLGLEETSSTNCNGKSSSSSNNSANYASTLHLTPSNENTSTLSFLNTSRAPSFGESSLVTSAKEDFLSTKSVRKRSGLSPDLSPVKRIFMSQQQPEGAAGLGYGIRNTVSNVPRLGAPARSESAPATREVETKMNSVSSTQVHAFGTSSFRASGFCSVAKTQSSMQRKNTSSVMETSTSASHALMQQQQGHTIANMHTIPNNPDLQKHSCVRDVRSSNSNTGGLEGAQQQTYSQSNPVTEPLDFFSQASSSNQPSVHTEMDYFPFDDDVTQDSIVEELVQMEEQMKFNNLQEFGNCVTVQGQQAVMPDNIMSSNQGMAAFYNAANSHSNPIQTPTPTPTPTPTSEMMGGAQGLTGESPFSRIASTTPVDSALGSSRHTPVGTPHSNCSSTVPPSPVECRNPFAFTPINSSITGFHDGSTVSSSPVKPMQRPMATHPDKTRLEWMNNSYNSSSGSLNKSNSEMGILHSYQGLIGDHFQKPHAFAVPHVRHHDSHFGRLTPISPVQQQVASMANTTKQEGFAVPAPLDNKATNTPATTFRCRSVSPAVHQRNLSGNTGNLPHVPRSISSPFNSPVTPEVLNIFANSQTNLGVSSMAQRSHSVPLSIMMQTEVVPTPGQQCNSKNITSVLLSKLDGDHDDATRGLGINNLPSSYTARMNLTQILESNANLSRGDNHLGQMTSESTSACKLQRPDYLMENAMNEQVIFAAGGSRAQSASGEQRRQQAQSMLLTLSSQQPQELQQRQQLDFSSTVKDLLTDNSLTAGNQLMEQVSELTTGTADFPCEIRMTSELSSSINDLNALDTNLLFDPNQQHGQYQNAAAEDLVNDPLFQQITSETTHSGGLDWLESKDHPTVGLMG from the exons ATGGCCGAGGAGGACCCCCAGCAGCCAGCGGAGCGCGGGGTGAGGAGCCAGGCCGGCCTGCTCCCCGGGCTGCAGGGCGCCGAGGCCAGCGCTCTGCAGCTCAGGATCAAGAACTCCATCTG CAAATCCGTTCAATCAAAAGTGGAAAACATTCTG CAAGATGTCGAGAAGTTCTCAGACATCGAAAAACTCTACCTCTACCTTAAGTTGCCTTCCggtcccagcagcagcactgataaAAG TGACCAGAGCGCCCTGTCGTCAAGCCGCACTCAGCAGATGCATGCGTTCAGCTGGATCCGTAATCATTTAGAGGAATACCCAGAGACATCTCTTCCCAAACAGGAGGTCTATGACGAATACAA gAGTTTCTGTGACAATCTGAACTACCACCCGCTGAGTGCTGCAGACTTtggaaaaatgatgaaaaatgtcttCCCCAACATGAAGGCACGTCGACTTGGCATGAGAGGAAAATCTAA ATATTGCTATAGCGGACTGAGGAAGAGGCCCTGTGTTCACATGCCATCTTTACCCACTCTGGACGTCCATAAAACAGGGGATGGA CTCCAGTGCGATGTCCTAGAATCAGCGGGCCAGCTGAGCAGCATAAAGGAGGACGTGCGATTTGCAGCCTGCGAtctggtgtgtgagtgggcCCAAAAGGTGCTAAAACGCCAGTTTGATGCCGTGGAAGACTTGGCTCGCTTCCTGATTGACAGCCATTACATCAGCAACAAGTCTTTGGCAGCTTTCACCATTACAACCGGCACAGCAACAG AGGTGAATACTCCACAGGCGGTCTCAGCGTTCGTCCCCACTGCCGAGGCTCACTCCCTTCAGCCTCACGTGACAAACCTGTCCTCGCCCTCTGTCGATGCgaagcagcagctccagaggaagatccagaggagacagcaggaaCAGAAGCTGCACTCTCCTTTACCTGGAGAAGGACAAACCAAGAGGGCGAACGACGGTGTGCCTTGTGCTAGCCCCAACCCTCCGTCACCTCAGGCAACCTTAGGCATCGTGGTCGCTGCTGTCCCGAGCCCCATCACG GTACAGAGAAGTAGGCAGCTGATGTCTCCCAGTCCAGTGGGAACAGTGGAGAACAAATTGCTGCCTATTAACTTCCAGATGGTGACCCAGCCAGTTCAGGCAGTGAAACAGAGCCCCAAAACCCCGCAAAATATTCTAGCCAGTCCCGTGGGAGAACGCACTGTCCGGCAGCGCTATGCACAAATCCTGCCCAAGCCTACGGCCACGACCGCTATCACGTTACGCTCGCCCTCCACCATGATCATCGGCAACAGCCCCATTAAGACTATGATGACTACATGTCATGTTAGCCCGGTCAGTTTGGTCAAGATGACAGCCATATCACTTGCAcccaacagcagcaacaccaccACTTCCGTCACAAACACCACTCTGCGGCCGGCATCTGCAGGCATTAGCAGTTCTGCAGAAGACATCTGCTCCAATGAAAGCATGAAGAGCCCCTCTGCAGTCCCCCTTCTGGCCCCGGTGGCCAGGCCAGGGCAGGCTTCTAACAATCACACCATCGATGTTGAAATGGAAGTTGAAGCTATACATAAAAACAGCCAAATGCAAAGTCCTAGTAGTCTAATTTTGCATCAGGAAGCAATGGCAAATAGGGCTGGAGGGGCTATGCAGAGGGCTGCCAGTGTGCCCATTCCTCAGACCAGAGGTTTCCTGGGTCTGGAGGAAACATCCAGCACTAATTGCAACGGAAAGTCCTCCTCAAGCAGCAATAATAGCGCTAATTATGCAAGCACTTTGCACTTAACACCCTCCAATGAAAATACCAGCACTCTTTCCTTTCTGAACACCAGCAGAGCACCTTCATTTGGGGAAAGCAGCCTTGTAACATCAGCAAAGGAAGATTTCTTGTCCACTAAGAGCGTCAGGAAACGGTCAGGCCTCAGTCCAGACCTTTCTCCAGTCAAAAGGATTTTTATgtcccagcagcagccagagggCGCTGCTGGTCTTGGATATGGGATTAGAAACACAGTCAGTAACGTCCCCAGGCTAGGAGCTCCAGCTAGATCTGAAAGTGCACCAGCGACCAGGGAGGTAGAGACGAAAATGAACTCCGTCTCATCCACTCAAGTCCACGCATTCGGCACTTCCTCTTTCAGAGCCAGTGGCTTCTGCTCTGTTGCCAAAACACAGAGCTCaatgcagaggaaaaacacttcCTCTGTTATGGAAACTAGCACCTCAGCCAGTCACGCATTAATGCAGCAACAGCAGGGGCACACAATTGCTAACATGCATACCATACCTAATAACCCCGACCTCCAAAAACATTCATGTGTGAGGGATGTTAGGAGTTCAAACTCAAACACAGGAGGCCTGGAGGGAGCTCAACAACAGACCTACTCTCAGTCCAACCCTGTCACTGAACCCTTAGACTTTTTCAGTCAAGCTTCATCGTCAAACCAGCCCTCTGTGCACACAGAAATGGACTACTTTCCCTTTGATGACGATGTGACTCAGGACAGCATTGTGGAGGAGCTGGTGCAGATGGAAGAGCAGATGAAATTTAACAACTTGCAGGAGTTTGGAAACTGTGTCACAGTGCAAGGCCAACAGGCCGTGATGCCGGACAACATAATGTCCTCCAATCAGGGCATGGCTGCTTTCTATAATGCTGCCAACAGCCACAGCAACCCGATCCAAACTCCAACACCGACAcccacccccacacccacaTCAGAAATGATGGGAGGGGCCCAAGGCCTCACCGGAGAGAGCCCCTTCTCCCGCATCGCCTCCACAACCCCAGTGGATAGCGCGCTGGGAAGCAGTCGTCACACCCCAGTTGGCACTCCACACTCCAACTGCAGCAGCACGGTGCCTCCCAGTCCAGTGGAGTGCAGGAACCCGTTTGCATTTACGCCCATCAACTCTAGCATCACTGGTTTCCATGACGGCAGCACCGTCTCCAGCAGCCCAGTCAAGCCTATGCAGAGGCCGATGGCCACCCACCCAGACAAAACCAGGTTGGAGTGGATGAATAACagttacaacagcagcagtgggagcTTAAACAAGTCAAACAGTGAAATGGGAATCCTCCACAGCTACCAAGGCCTGATAGGTGACCATTTTCAAAAACCTCACGCCTTCGCTGTCCCTCACGTACGGCACCACGACAGCCATTTTGGCCGCTTGACTCCCATCTCgcctgtgcagcagcaggtagCTAGCATGGCTAACACGACCAAGCAGGAAGGTTTTGCTGTGCCTGCCCCTCTGGATAACAAAGCCACGAACACACCTGCCACGACTTTCCGATGTCGCAGCGTAAGCCCCGCGGTGCACCAGAGGAACTTGAGTGGGAACACAGGAAACCTTCCCCATGTCCCTCGTTCAATATCGTCTCCCTTTAACTCTCCTGTGACGCCTGAGGTGTTAAACATCTTCGCAAACAGCCAGACGAATCTTGGGGTGAGCAGCATGGCTCAGAGGAGCCACTCTGTGCCGCTCAGCATCATGATGCAAACTGAGGTCGTACCCACACCGGGCCAACAatgcaacagcaaaaacatcacCAGTGTTCTGCTCAGCAAGCTGGATGGGGACCATGATGACGCTACGCGGGGTCTGGGTATCAATAATTTACCCTCCAGCTACACTGCGCGCATGAACCTCACACAGATCCTCGAGTCCAACGCCAACCTCTCCCGCGGTGACAACCACCTCGGCCAGATGACCTCTGAGTCCACCAGCGCATGCAAGTTGCAGAGGCCAGATTACCTCATGGAAAATGCTATGAACGAACAAGTGATCTTTGCAGCAGGTGGCAGCCGCGCACAGTCGGCCTCTGGAGAACAGCGTCGACAACAGGCCCAGTCTATGCTGTTGACTTTGAGCTCGCAACAGCCTCAAGAACTACAACAGCGTCAGCAGTTGGATTTCAGCAGCACCGTGAAAGACCTCCTGACAGACAACAGCCTTACCGCTGGCAACCAGCTCATGGAGCAGGTGTCAGAGCTAACTACAGGCACCGCAGATTTCCCCTGTGAAATCAGAATGACGTCAGAGCTCTCCAGTAGCATCAATGACCTTAACGCACTGGACACAAACCTTCTGTTTGACCCCAACCAGCAGCATGGGCAATATCAAAACGCTGCTGCGGAGGACTTGGTGAATGATCCGCTGTTTCAGCAAATTACCAGCGAGACGACACATTCAGGTGGACTCGACTGGCTAGAAAGCAAAGATCATCCGACTGTTGGGTTGATGGGGTGA
- the tex9 gene encoding testis-expressed protein 9, giving the protein MADRGCDKKVRPSQTAGSQPKKRPASSSKVERPKMVEARPQAKSASGPTKTHTDDLLAKEEQYKLLNAELEAKTADLVMQAEQLMIEQSEALSKPLSTLVLTDIQDEEDSRVMKPQQSSVQEPGGKVVTKKRVTSSQNIHSGKKGKQPHCRTPTPKAPHVDDLAALEDSADFFLSKAIQSMEEKMSDTVSHENAVDDEPGDNVGSGISDAQIRVLKAKLRIMQEELDQLSCEYYKKDDENAKLSAKLKETEEDRARLQKTISVQQTHIEKHRAFAEESAKKCDGLQLQVSSLHKEIENLNRSHKQAAAFHSTVEVRLNRALEEGERLKTQLNKMKQTNKDKTSEEHQSKENLLAENKMLKKQKAELIVGFKKQLKLIDILKRQKMHFEAAKLLSFTEDEFMKALDWGKS; this is encoded by the exons ATGGCTGACAGAGGCTGTGATAAAAAAGTCCGTCCGTCTCAGACCGCCGGCTCACAG ccCAAGAAACGCCCAGCCTCCAGCAGTAAGGTTGAAAGGCCCAAGATGGTCGAAGCAAGACCGCAGGCCAAATCTGCCTCTGGTCcgacaaagacacacacagatgacctTCTGGCTAAGGAGGAACAATACAA ACTCTTAAATGCAGAGCTGGAAGCCAAAACAGCAGATCTGGTGATGCAAGCTGAACAACTTATG ATAGAACAGAGTGAAGCTCTGTCAAAACCCTTATCCACCCTCGTGCTCACGGACATACAGGATGAAGAGGATTCAAG GGTAATGAAGCCTCAGCAGAGCAGCGTGCAGGAGCCTGGTGGGAAG GTGGTGACCAAAAAAAGGGTCACATCATCACAGAACATACACTCTggcaaaaaaggaaaacagcctCACTGTAGAACGCC AACCCCAAAGGCGCCTCATGTGGATGATCTGGCAGCTCTAGAAGACTCGGCCGATTTTTTCCTGTCAAAGGCGATTCAAAGcatggaggagaagatgagcGACACTGTCAGTCATGAAAATGCTGTGGATGATGAGCCTGGAGACAATGTAGGATCAG GCATTTCAGATGCTCAAATACGAGTTCTGAAGGCCAAACTACGGATTATGCAAGAGGAACTGGATCAGCTCTCGTGTGAATATTATAAGAAG GATGATGAGAACGCTAAGCTGAGTGCAAAATTGAAGGAGACTGAGGAGGATCGAGCCAGACTGCAGAAAACAATAAGTGTCCAGCAAACACATATTGAGAAGCACAGAGCTTTTGCAGAGGAGTCTGCCAAAAAATGTGACGGCCTTCAACTGCAAGTGTCTTCTTTACACAAG GAAATAGAAAATCTGAATAGGTCCCACAAACAAGCAGCGGCCTTCCACAGCACCGTGGAGGTTCGTCTGAACAGAGCcttggaggagggggagaggctAAAGACCCAACTGAACAAGATGAAACAGACGAACAAG gACAAGACAAGCGAGGAGCATCAGAGTAAAGAGAATCTACTtgctgaaaacaaaatgctaaaaaaacAGAAGGCAGAACTCATCGTTGGTTTCAAGAAACAGCTCAAGCTGATTGACATCCTCAAAAGACAAAAG atgCATTTTGAAGCAGCGAAGCTGCTGTCGTTCACAGAAGACGAGTTCATGAAAGCTTTGGACTGGGGAAAGTCATAA